One segment of Taeniopygia guttata chromosome 17, bTaeGut7.mat, whole genome shotgun sequence DNA contains the following:
- the TOR4A gene encoding torsin-4A: protein MEEELPCSEVDGKSVLRDLGVEMPCMESNPTGDTSGAEEDAGDVPCAESSMKEEAHCDPGIFFTEGSVEGEMQGSGSDGERDIPSTGSDREGEIPGTDSDREGEIPGTGSDREGEIPGTGSDGEGEIPVTDSDREGEMPRDAKEEASCSESDAEEAPDAVITAASKKITSISSPLRAIVRLRRRYRGLKKSRLHLELPREKSAEFVHTRLLQRQLSLSRTSLYTPSMSFFNQSGFESSQYFTFDTSVEHYSVKKCRRKKSRRKSRMVLYPDKTKKYLPAEEKSKAKRCLFLLIAIIFFQILNAIENLDDNLQKYDLDGLEKTMHREVFGQKVAVESIVELLKDYLATHIHNKPLVISLNGPTGVGKSHVGWVLAKHFRSVMDNDFVLQYFVMHHCPSGVDPLTCEIDLSKKISDMVTRAEIEEKTPLFILDEVELMSPVLLDTLSRFFEPNQTNEFLNAIYILISNLGGAEITKFVIHNASTELLHQQRGAEELLSIIQPVLVGVHPLWKAADIIPFVLLEKSHVINCLLEQMRREGLYPDQKHIENLANQLSYYTTGDKQYSSMGCKQVVTKVNLL, encoded by the coding sequence ATGGAGGAagagctgccctgctctgaggTGGATGGAAAAAGCGTCCTCAGGGATCTGGGGGTGGAGATGCCCTGCATGGAGAGCAATCCCACAGGAGACACatctggagcagaggaggatgCAGGAGACGTGCCCTGTGCTGAGAGCAGCATGAAAGAAGAGGCTCATTGTGACCCAGGAATTTTCTTCACTGAGGGCAGCGTGGAAGGAGAGATGCAGGGCAGTGGCAGCGATGGGGAAAGGGACATTCCCAGCACTGGCAGTGACAGGGAAGGGGAGATTCCTGGCACTGATAGTGACAGGGAAGGGGAGATTCCTGGCACTGGCAGTGACAGGGAAGGGGAGATTCCTGGCACTGGCAGTGATGGGGAAGGGGAGATTCCTGTCACCGATAGTGACAGGGAAGGGGAAATGCCCCGTGATGCAAAAGAGGAGGCGTCTTGCTCTGAGAGTGACGCAGAGGAAGCACCAGATGCTGTGATCACTGCTGCTTCTAAGAAAATAACTTCAATTTCCTCTCCCCTGCGGGCCATCGTCCGCCTGCGCCGGCGCTACCGGGGGCTGAAGAAAAGCCGCCTGCATTTGGAGCTGCCTCGGGAAAAGTCCGCAGAGTTTGTCCACACCAGGCTGCTTCAaaggcagctctccctgagcagAACTTCCCTGTACACCCCTTCCATGTCCTTCTTTAATCAGTCTGGCTTTGAGAGCTCCCAGTACTTCACCTTTGACACGTCTGTGGAACATTACTCTGTGAAAAAgtgcaggaggaaaaagagcCGGAGGAAATCCAGGATGGTTCTCTACCcggataaaacaaaaaaatacctcccagcagaggagaaaagcaAGGCAAAGCGCTGCCTCTTCTTGCTCATTGCCATTATCTTCTTCCAGATTCTCAATGCAATAGAGAACCTGGATGATAACCTCCAAAAATACGACCTCGACGGTTTGGAGAAAACCATGCACCGGGAAGTATTTGGGCAGAAGGTTGCTGTGGAAAGCATTGTGGAATTACTGAAGGACTATCTGGCTACCCACATCCACAACAAGCCTCTGGTGATCTCTCTGAACGGCCCCACAGGGGTTGGGAAGAGCCACGTTGGCTGGGTGCTGGCCAAACATTTTCGCTCTGTCATGGACAACGACTTCGTGCTCCAGTACTTTGTGATGCATCACTGCCCCAGCGGGGTGGATCCCCTCACGTGTGAGATTGATCTGTCCAAGAAGATTTCTGACATGGTTACCAGAGCTGAAATAGAGGAAAAGACCCCATTGTTTATTCTGGATGAGGTTGAGCTCATGTCCCCCGTCCTGCTGGACACTCTCAGCCGATTCTTTGAGCCCAATCAGACCAACGAGTTCCTCAATGCCATCTACATTTTAATAAGCAACCTGGGAGGTGCTGAAATCACCAAGTTTGTTATCCACAATGCCTCCACTGAGCTCCTGCATCAGCAGCGGGGAGCTGAAGAGCTGCTGAGCATCATCCAGCCAGTCCTGGTCGGTGTCCACCCTCTGTGGAAGGCTGCAGACATCATCCCCTTCGTCCTTCTGGAGAAGTCTCATGTCATAAACTGCCTCCTGGAGCAGATGAGGAGGGAGGGGCTCTATCCCGACCAGAAGCACATTGAAAATTTGGCAAATCAGCTCAGTTACTACACTACAGGGGACAAGCAGTACTCCAGCATGGGCTGCAAGCAGGTTGTGACCAAAGTCAACCTCCTGTAG
- the ANAPC2 gene encoding anaphase-promoting complex subunit 2, whose protein sequence is MSISAMVRSMWARVDRSPARFSLVSDKRRVSVAIRACSRPRSASSARIRPLSSSRRARSSDSPAGRHRQPGRAPARPRPRPRPRPRPRSPSRSAAWCPRSAAPVPLIVAAGAAPPLPAARMELSAAWHTLSTALVPPAALGLAAPRPEAAGPLQDAELRAALDVLQCYDLHSIVEEWFIEVLQTDLQANIGPEFWNCIGQYENTAEEPQCAALLLDAFSLLKCHLEPYLNSLELLEQWTKAGLLLGTGAQTLREKVYTMFKAILFFSTTKSFQEMIQQFYSRTFRIYMQQWKKGEDGTNECESSMSETEQESDPEEGGEGQLCAGCSSKREQCWCPEAMEKFQQLNDILRRLNLLERVSADAVTTILHRMIEERMEQRCRGEYEHSFLNEFQEWIEKVIGWLSRVFLQDGPLAQNSPEASSTLKRWRCHVQRFFYRIYASMRIEELFSIIRDFPESKPAVEDLKFCLERTNQRQQLLSSLKSALEMRLLHPGVNTSDIITLYISAIKALRELDPSMVILEVACEPIRKYLRTREDTVRQIVAGLTGDAEGSGDLANELSKADPVTLENGQESDDDISEPGDWVPDPVDADPGKSSSKRRSSDIISLLVSIYGSKDLFINEYRTLLADRLLHQFNYSAEREIRNVELLKLRFGEAQMHYCEVMLKDMADSRRINANIRDEEEKLPEEERPPFSLVAIILSSEFWPPLKEEKLELPEQVKEAMEAYSKKYEKLKAMRTLNWKYHLGLVSLDVELADRTLSLSVSPVHAAIILHFQTKSTWTLTELSEVLKVPVTSLKRKMTLWLQQGVLREEPEGTFTVIEEEQKDQVEKVVLIDSDEEGDSAMASQADQKEEELQLFWTYIQAMLTNLESLSLERIHSMLKMFVMTGPVVTEIDIQELQGFLQKKVRDQQLIYSGGVYRLPKNCN, encoded by the exons ATGTCCATCTCGGCGATGGTGCGGTCGATGTGGGCTCGGGTGGACCGGAGCCCCGCCAGGTTCTCGCTGGTGTCGGACAAGCGCCGGGTGAGCGTCGCGATCCGCGCCTGcagccggccccgctccgcctcCTCGGCCCGGATCCGCCCGCTCAGCTCGTCCCGCCGGGCGCGGAGCTCCGACAGCCCTGCGGGGCGGCACCGTCAGCCGGGCCGCGcacccgcccggccccggccccggccccggccccggccccggccccgctcaccCTCCCGCAGCGCCGCGTGGTGTCCCCGCAGCGCGGCCCCGGTGCCGCTCATCGTGGCGGCCGGCGCCGCTCCGCCCCTTCCTGCGGCCCGAATGGAGCTCTCGGCCGCCTGGCACACGCTCAGCACGGCGCTGGTGCCGCCCGCCGCGCTGGGGCTG GCAGCCCCGAGACCCGAAGCTGCAGGGCCGCTGCAGGATGCCGAGCTCCGGGCAGCCCTGGACGTGCTGCAGTGCTACGACTTGCACTCCATCGTGGAGGAGTGGTTCATCGAGGTGCTGCAGACTGACCTGCAGGCGAATATCGGCCCCGAGTTCTGGAACTGCATTGGCCAGTATGAGAACACGGCCGAGGAGCCCCAGTGTGCTGCGCTGCTCCTGGACGCCTTCAGTCTGCTCAAGTGCCACCTGGAGCCCTACCTGAAcagcctggagctcctggagcagtgGACCAAGGCAGgcctgctcctgggcacaggcGCTCAGACACTGCGGGAGAAGGTCTACACCATGTTCAAAGCTATCCTCTTCTTCTCTACGACCAAATCCTTCCAGGAGATGATCCAGCAGTTCTACAGCCGCACATTCAGGATATACATGCAGCAGTGGAAGAAAGGAGAAGATGGAACGAATGAGTGTGAGAGCAGCATGAGTGAGACCGAGCAGGAGAGTGACCCAGAGGAGGGCGGAGAGGGCCAGCTCtgtgcaggctgcagcagcaagagGGAGCAGTGCTGGTGCCCTGAAGCCATGGAGAAGTTCCAGCAGCTCAATGACATTCT CCGCCGGCTGAATTTGCTGGAGAGGGTGAGTGCTGACGCTGTCACCACCATCCTGCACAGGATGATCGAGGAGAGGATGGAGCAGCGCTGCCGTGGGGAGTACGAGCACTCCTTCCTCAACGAGTTCCAGGAG TGGATAGAGAAGGTGATTGGGTGGCTCAGCAGAGTGttcctgcaggatggcccctTGGCACAGAATTCCCCAGAAGCCAGCAGCACCCTGAAACGCTGGCGCTGCCACGTCCAGAGGTTCTTCTACCGCATCTATGCCAGCATGCGCATCGAGGAGCTCTTCAGCATCATCCGAG ATTTCCCAGAGTCAAAGCCTGCTGTGGAAGACCTCAAgttctgcctggaaaggactaaccagaggcagcagctgctcagctcccTGAAAAGTGCTCTGGAAATGAGACTTCTGCACCCTG GAGTCAACACCTCCGACATCATCACTCTGTATATCTCGGCCATCAAGGCCCTGCGGGAGCTGGACCCTTCCATGGTTATCCTGGAGGTCGCCTGTGAGCCCATCAGGAAGTATCTGAG GACTCGGGAGGACACGGTACGGCAGATCGTGGCTGGGCTCacgggggatgctgagggctcGGGTGACCTGGCAAACGAGCTCTCCAAAGCTGACCCAGTGACCCTGGAGAATGGCCAGGAGAGTGATGATGACATCTCGGAGCCAGGGGACTGGGTTCCTGACCCAGTTGATGCAGATCCAG GGAAATCGAGCTCCAAGCGTCGCTCCTCAGACATCATCAGCCTCCTGGTGAGCATCTACGGCAGCAAGGACCTGTTCATCAACGAGTACCGCACGCTGCTGGCTGACCGGCTGCTGCACCAGTTCAACTACAGTGCTGAGAG ggaaatcCGTAACgtggagctgctgaagctgaGGTTTGGTGAAGCTCAGATGCACTACTGTGAAGTCATGTTAAAA GACATGGCCGACTCGCGGCGCATTAACGCCAACATTCGGGATGAGGAGGAGAAGCTCCCTGAGGAGGAGAGGCCTCCCTTCAGCCTCGTGGCCATTATCCTGTCCAGTGAGTTCTGGCCACCACTCAAAGAGGAGAAGCTGGAGCTTCCAGAGCAGGTCAAGGAAGCCATGGAAGCATATTCCAAGAAGTATGAGAAATTAAAG gCCATGAGGACCCTGAACTGGAAGTACCACCTGGGGCTGGTGAGCCTGGACGTGGAGCTGGCTGATCGCACGCTCTCCCTGTCTGTGTCTCCTGTGCACGCTGCCATCATCCTGCACTTCCAGACCAAGA GCACCTGGACACTGACAGAGCTGAGTGAAGTGCTCAAGGTGCCCGTGACTTCACTGAAGAGGAAGATGAcgctgtggctgcagcagggagtcCTGCGGGAGGAGCCTGAGGGCACCTTCACTGTCAttgaggaggagcagaaggacCAGGTGGAGAAGGTTGTTCTGATTGACAGTGACGAGGAGGGGgactctgccatggcctcacAGGCTGACcagaaggaggaggagctgcag ctgttCTGGACGTACATCCAGGCCATGCTGACCAACCTGGAGAGCCTGTCCCTGGAGAGGATTCACAGCATGCTCAAGATGTTTGTGATGACCGGCCCCGTGGTTACCGAGATCGAtatccaggagctgcagggattcCTCCAGAAGAAGGTCCGGGACCAGCAGCTCATCTACTCAGGGGGGGTCTATCGCCTGCCCAAGAACTGCAACTGA